The Desulfobulbus propionicus DSM 2032 DNA segment GCCGAGGCCAAGGTGTTCAATTTCTGAGGTCCCGCTTGCGCGCGCTTCGCAGCCGGTGTCCTCGCCTGGGCACCGGCTTTTTTATTCGCTGAACAGGTGATAGAAGATATCGGACATGTAAATCACGCCGATGAGCCGGCCGTTGTCCACCACTGAGATGCGGCGCAGCTGGTTCTTGATGATCCGGTCCAGGATCGACATCACCGGTTCATCCGGCGGAACGCTGAGCACGTTGTCGTTCATGACCTGGACCACCTTTTTCTCCTTGACCGCGCGGATGTACTCGTCCAGGTCCCCCGCCCAGTTCAGCTCGCTGCCGTCGATGCCGTAGTTGAGATAGGAGGGGCGGAGATGGTAGAGGATATAATACATGCTGACCGTGCCAACGAGTCCATTGTCATAGTCGACCACCATCAGGCTGACCGTCTTGTGGCCGGTGGGCCGCACCTTGGCGTTGAGAATTTTTTTAATGGCCTTTTCGACCGGTTCGTCCATGTAGATGGTGTCGTAATTCTTGGTCATGATGTCGCGGGCAAACAGCTGCATACCTCACTCCTTGACTGCGTTGATGGTTGCCCGACCGCATCCGCCCGTGGCGGAGGCGACCGGATGGGGATGACGTCCGGTTCCGTCTCTCCCGAACGTGAACAGGCATTCCGCAAGGTTGCGGGACAGTACCACTTCCCGCACCAGTTGACCATGTTTATCCCATTGGAGTCCATCAGAAAACGATGCTTTTTCCCCGCCGGCAGCCGGACCGCGCCGGTGTCAAATCGCCTGCCCAGCCACGCGGCATGACCACGAGCCGGCGTGCCGTTTTTTCCCGCGGCGCCATGGGCCGCACCACCGGAATTTTCCG contains these protein-coding regions:
- a CDS encoding CBS domain-containing protein yields the protein MQLFARDIMTKNYDTIYMDEPVEKAIKKILNAKVRPTGHKTVSLMVVDYDNGLVGTVSMYYILYHLRPSYLNYGIDGSELNWAGDLDEYIRAVKEKKVVQVMNDNVLSVPPDEPVMSILDRIIKNQLRRISVVDNGRLIGVIYMSDIFYHLFSE